CTGACCACGGTGATGCGTATCATTCAACGGCATGGCGGCACAATCTGGGCCGATTCGAAACCGGACAAAGGGGCAACATTTTACTTTACCCTGCCGGATAGTATGCAATTGCCTCGACAGTGAAGACGGCTTCTTTAAAGAATAATCCCCGTATCAACTCCGCACTTCGGACAACAAGCCCTTTTGTTCCCAGTGGCTGCCCCAAGCTTTTCGTGGATTTTAGTAAAATATCCGTTACGATCGATCAGAAGAGTGTTGCATGATGGGCACCTGGTGTTGGAGCAATCACCAGACTCCATATTGCCGATAAAAACATAATTGAGATACTCTTTTGCAATTTCCCATGCCGTCTTAACTGTTTCTTCGGGTGTGGCCGGATTGTTACTTTTATATCGTGGGAAATACCGGGACAGGTGAAGTGGCGTATCCTTGCCCAGATTTTGTGCAATATACCGGGCCAGTGCACTAAAATCTTTTTCGGTATCATTTTCGCCGGTAACGACCAGATTGGTAATTTCCAAATGTGCATGCTTTTTGACTTTTTCGCAACTTGCCAGAACGGGCTCAAGTTTTCCTTTGCAGAGATGGGTATAAAATTCCGGACGCATTGATTTGATATCGATATTCATGGCGTCGACAACATTCAAAAGCTCATCAAGCGGTTTCTGCTCCATGAAACCGTTGGTGACCATGACGTTTTTCAACCCCCGCGCCTTTATTTCAGCGCCGATATTCATGATTGTCTCGAACCAGATAAAGGGCTCTGAATAGGTGTAAGCGATACCCATGCTGCTGCTGGAACAGACTTTTTCGATTATCGCATCTTCAGGAAACTTCCGAACAGGAAGGGTATCCTGGGAAATCTCGAAATTCTGGCAGAACGAGCATTTGAGTGTACATCCATTTGGTCCGGTCGAGAAAATTGAAGAACCGGGATAAAAGTGATACAAGGGTTTCTTTTCGACAGGATCAACGGCCAGAGATACAGGCCTGCAGTAATTGAGTGAATAAAGAATACCGTCCCTGTTCTGCCGGGTCAGGCAGACACCTCGTTTGCCGTCGGTTAATAAGCAGTGATGGGGACAGAGTTCGCACCGAACCTTTTTATCGTCGAGTGGGGTAGAGTAGGATGCCTTTTTCATACAATCAATCTCAGATTTTGAATCGTTGTTTCGTTGTGGTTAGTTGCTTATTTTTCTTACTTTGTATATTTGGTTTTCACCCCTATCCTCTCGCAATACGTGTATATCGGACAAATATCGCACCGGGGATTTATCGGCCGGCACAGATGTTGTCCGAAAGAGACAAGATAGGAGTTAATGCCCAGCCAGAATTTTTTTGGAAGGATTTCTCTGAGTTTCATTTCGGTTTCAAAGGGGGTTTTTGTCTGCAGGTATCCCAGACGGTTAACGATCCGGTGCACATGAACATCAACGCATATCGCCGGTTTATTGAAACCGATAACCACCACAAGATTGGCGGTTTTTCGCCCTACGCCGGGAAGCTGAACGAGTTCTTCAACCGTATCCGGGACTTTGCCCCCGTAGAGTTCATTCAGCGCCCGGGGAAGTTTTTTTAAGTGGCGCGCCTTGTTCTTATAAAATCCAACCGGATAGATTAATTGCTCAAGCTTTCCAACCGGTATTTTTGCCAGATCTTCGGGCGTATGGACCACCGAAAAGAGTTTGTTTGATGCTGCGGTAGTGGTTTCATCCTTGGTACGGGCGCTGATAATGGTCGAAAGCAGCACTTTGAACGGATCCCGTGTCTGTGCCTGGACCAGATCGACCACCGGCATCCGGTGTTTTTTAAATTCCCTTTCCAGGATAGAGTATACCGCCTGAATATCCGTTTTCTTATTCATTCCCATTGTATTTTTGCCCACAGTGATGAGTTGACATTATTTGTCTTGTGCCGGAGGCTTTTTGCCGCGCAGGAACATGACACTGATTTCGAACCGGTGAGCTATCATGGAAAAATTATCCCCGGGCTTTGAAGTTGCCGCATAGATATCTCCTCTTTTCAATCGCGAATCGTCACCGTAAAACATTCCGGACCAGTGGCCGAGATAATAGATACCGATATTCATGCCGGTAGAGGGGGTAAAACTCCGTAAGGATGATATCCCGATTTTCCAGGACAACCCCAGACCGAAGGCGTCAAAGGATGAAAAGGGAGTGACAGCCCTGCTCTTTAAGTGAGAAAATAAGCCGTCAGGTAAACCTTCAGCTTTGGCAGAGGTCCCGGTTTGTATATAGGTTAAGGGTGCAACAGCAAATGCGGCATTGAATGTTGTCTGCTCTGTTTCATTGACCCTGAAATATTGTTCGGGTATTACAAAACTATACTGTGCTCCAAGAGAGAGCGACAAATAGGTAAGAGAGTGTTTGATATCGATACGATTGGAGAGTGAATCATCCTGCAATGAGGAGATAAGTGATTTTCTGATAAAAAAGAATGAGGATTCAAATCTGAGTCGACTGGTGGTATCGGTCAGTGTCGCAACAGAGAACATCAAGGGGAAATAAATATGATAGTTGCTCGGGCTTTCCTGAATTTCATAGGAGATATTTGTTGTGTCGGTATCGTGAGCGGAGGGAACAAACTGAGCCCGGGGAATTTCGGACTCCAGCCCGAAGTCGGCGAGATTCCGGGGCAGGCCCTTCTCCCACATGTCAAAGGCAGAGAAGCTTCCGAGGGTCCATCCGGCGCCAAAGGCCCAGTAGGGAGAGAAATAAAACTTATAACTGGTATCGATTCCTTCCCAGGCCGATTTTTCCCCTATCGTATCGGGTATTGTTTCAATCGTTTTTTCCAAAGAATCGACTTGAACCTCTCTTAATGATGTATCCGATGGTGATGATACCGAATCATGGGCTATCGAGGTGCTGTCGGTGCCCGGCTCCGTGGTATCAGGTTGTTCGACTGTCTGAATACTTTGGATGGAATCTGTTTTCGCAGGAGATAGATCGCCGATTATGGAGTCCTGGCCGGAGATTGTTGAATCGGCGGTCGCTGATAATGCGTTATCCGGCGAATCTGCAGGTGCGCCTGACGCAGCAAAAACACGGGAAAGCAAAAACAAAAAGATACAATATCTGAAATGCATGTTCATTGGTTATGAAAAATAACATTTGTCGAAGGAAGGCAGAAATCCGATACCTATTTCATTGCCCGTATAATTGCTCCGCCGAATGAAACGTGGCCTGGAAGGCCGTACCGGACTCCTTTCCACCATCCTGATCAAGCGGTTTGCGCTCAGAGCCATTATCGTAATCCATTTCACTCCTCCATTACTCCACTTCTTTGAGATGCAATCAGCATCTCCTCCGGCTTACTGCGTGAATTCGATGACTATCAAGGTATAATCATCCTCGTAGATATACTGGCATAATTGCTGCTCGATCCCTGGAATAACTTTAGGAAAGGGCAACTGATTGCATGAGAGAAGAATGTCCTGGAATTTTTTATATCCAAGCACACCTTTTTTATGTTCTTGCTGCTCTCCCATTACTTCATAGATACCATCAGTGAAAAGGTACAGGCGGTCGCCTTTCTGGAAATGGTAAGTGTTTTGCTCATATTCTGGATTATCGATAATGCCTAAAAAGGTTCCTGAAGCCGAAAGGATGTTGAGATCCTGCTGTTCGCTGATTACAACCGGTTTAGGATGCCCTGCCCGGGCGTAGGTTATGGAGTTGTCGGTAAGATCGATAACTCCCCAGAAACTAGTTACATAATGGCCGGTGTGGATATTATGCAGCAGATCTTTGTTCATACGATCAAACAGGCCACTTGCCGGCATCTCCTGTTTGGTATGATTATAAAGCACGATTTTTGAAATGGTACCGATAAACGACGACGCCAGGCCATGACCGGATGCATCGCCGATAAAAACGCCCAGTTTTGAGTCCGAAAAGGAGATAAAATCATAGAGGTCGCCGCCCACGCTTTCCACCGGATGGTAAGTTGCGGCAATTTTCAGACCGGGTATTTCGGGAATATGTCGGGGCATGATTCCGAGTTGTATTTGACGGGCCAGGTCGAGTTCTTCTCTGGTATGATCGTTAGCCTTTCTGAGTTTGTCGGTGGCCTGGGCAAGAACAGCATTTTGTTCCTCGAGATGGCCTTTCAGCCGTTCAAGCTCGGTAATATCACGGATATGCTCGACAACGGCATTGTCGGAGCCCTTTGTATCGTTAAATGGATAAAAAGTTATTGAAATGACGCCGTCGTTAGGATGAACCGGATGGGGTGAGCGTTCGGTAATTTGCTTGTTCTTATAGCCCAGCACCCGCTTCATTTTACAGTCAAGGCATGGTTCATTTCTTTTGCGAAGAACATGATAGCATTTCTGTCCAAGTGCCTGTTTAAAATTGTATCCCACCAGTGATGCGTATGATTTATTGACACGGATGAGCGTATAATCCTTATCGATTATTGAAAGTGGATCGTCGATTGAGTCGAACGTGGTCTGGAGA
This genomic window from Chitinivibrionales bacterium contains:
- a CDS encoding SpoIIE family protein phosphatase; this translates as MQNLLLFLPWIILLLFCGGVFIFYKRYPMHLIVKSKTHLQTTFDSIDDPLSIIDKDYTLIRVNKSYASLVGYNFKQALGQKCYHVLRKRNEPCLDCKMKRVLGYKNKQITERSPHPVHPNDGVISITFYPFNDTKGSDNAVVEHIRDITELERLKGHLEEQNAVLAQATDKLRKANDHTREELDLARQIQLGIMPRHIPEIPGLKIAATYHPVESVGGDLYDFISFSDSKLGVFIGDASGHGLASSFIGTISKIVLYNHTKQEMPASGLFDRMNKDLLHNIHTGHYVTSFWGVIDLTDNSITYARAGHPKPVVISEQQDLNILSASGTFLGIIDNPEYEQNTYHFQKGDRLYLFTDGIYEVMGEQQEHKKGVLGYKKFQDILLSCNQLPFPKVIPGIEQQLCQYIYEDDYTLIVIEFTQ
- a CDS encoding endonuclease III, which encodes MNKKTDIQAVYSILEREFKKHRMPVVDLVQAQTRDPFKVLLSTIISARTKDETTTAASNKLFSVVHTPEDLAKIPVGKLEQLIYPVGFYKNKARHLKKLPRALNELYGGKVPDTVEELVQLPGVGRKTANLVVVIGFNKPAICVDVHVHRIVNRLGYLQTKTPFETEMKLREILPKKFWLGINSYLVSFGQHLCRPINPRCDICPIYTYCERIGVKTKYTK
- the amrS gene encoding AmmeMemoRadiSam system radical SAM enzyme, translated to MKKASYSTPLDDKKVRCELCPHHCLLTDGKRGVCLTRQNRDGILYSLNYCRPVSLAVDPVEKKPLYHFYPGSSIFSTGPNGCTLKCSFCQNFEISQDTLPVRKFPEDAIIEKVCSSSSMGIAYTYSEPFIWFETIMNIGAEIKARGLKNVMVTNGFMEQKPLDELLNVVDAMNIDIKSMRPEFYTHLCKGKLEPVLASCEKVKKHAHLEITNLVVTGENDTEKDFSALARYIAQNLGKDTPLHLSRYFPRYKSNNPATPEETVKTAWEIAKEYLNYVFIGNMESGDCSNTRCPSCNTLLIDRNGYFTKIHEKLGAATGNKRACCPKCGVDTGIIL